CGTACCCGACGGCGCGCTTGACGCTCAGGCGCGCGAACAGTTTGGCGAAGAAGCTCCGCACGGCGCGGGACGCGGCCAGCTGACCTTCGACGTTCTCGAAATCGACAAAGAGCATGATCGTATCCTTTCGACGGATGCGATCTATGGTGCGGCGCAGCAAAAATCAATGGTGCAGCGCAAAATAGCTTGAGCGTCGCCCACATCAGGCGACGGACGGACGCGACCTCGCCGGCAGGAACTTCGGATTGCGCATCAGGGCCGCGCTGACCAGGGAGATCAGCAGCCCCACCGGGAAAATCTCCACCAGGGTCATCGGCACGCGGAACAGGGGGTTGGCGTAGGATCGGCGCATGGCGTCCATCTCGGCGACGGCCTTTTCATAAGCTGCGCCGGTGACCCCCGCCGCGCGCTTGGCCTCCAGTGCGTGGGCGGCGTATTGGTCCATGAAGCTGTGGCCGGTCATGGCGAGATAGAACTCCCACACCGCGATGTAGGTGACCGAGGCGACGGTGGCGATCCCGAAGCCCAGGAGGAATGCCCGGCGGAAGGTGATGACCCCGCCCAGCGCCTGGTCGCGATGCTGCTTCACCCCCACCAGGATCGAGGACAGGGCGACCAGCATGATGAGATAGCCCAGCCAGACACTGCCGTGATCGCCCCCCGAGGCGAGGATGTTGCCGATGATGCCGGTGATGACGACAAGGCCCGAGATCAGGCCGTAGGTCAGGATGATGCGGGTCATGCCGGTGGCTCCTCGGGGTGACGGGGCGAACACAAGCGCGACGATGCGCCGGGGGCCGACGTGGCGGTATCGCCCAAAAGGGTGAGATCGCGCGCATCGCCGGTTTGGCCGGGCCGCGCGCCTTACGGGATCAGATGCAGGTCGCGCGCCTTGTTCACCGCCTGGGTCCTGCGGCTGACCTCGAGCTTGCCGAACAGGTTGGCGATGTGGGTCTTCACCGTGTTGGGCGAGAGGCCCAGGGTCCGGGCGATCTCCTTGGTGGACTGCCCGGCCGCCAGCCGCTCAAGCACCTTCAACTCCTGGCCGGTCAGGCCGAGCGAGGCCAGGGCCGCGCCATTGCGCTGGAACGGTCCCGGAGCCGCCCTCGAGGTGAGCTTCCATCCCACCCAGACGCCGCCCGCGGCGAAGGCGACGCCGATGACCGCGACATAGATCTCCCGCGAGAAGGCCCGCGCCAGGTACTGGTGCTCGAGCCATTGCACCACGAAGGCCCCGGCCGCCAGGACGAGAGCCCAGAGTATGATGGTCCGGGTCATCGGCCGATCGCCTGGCGGTCAGGCTCAGGCGCGAACGCCGAACCGCTCGGCCGACCGACGCCGAGCCTTCTGCGCCTCGGTCTCGCGATCGCGCGGCGGCGCGTTGGTCTCCAGGGAGTCCAGCAGGCGGCGGCCCGCCAGGAACACCTCCTCGGCCGCGGCGTCGAACGCCGCGGCGTTGGCCTTGGACGGCGCATTGAAGCCGCTCAGCTTGCGCACGAACTGCAGCGAGGCCGCGCGGACCTCGTCGTCCGTGGCCGCCGGCTCGAAATTGTACAGCGTCTTGATATTACGGCACATGTCGCAGCCTCCGTCGGTTCCTCAAGATATGGGCCCCGCCCTTCGCCCAAAAGGGTGCTTGGCCTAAATCGCCGCCTCGATGAACTTCGGGCCAGGCTCGTTCATGGCCCGCGCGAAGGCCTCGTCGAATTCCTCGGCCGTGGTGCAGCGTACGGCCGGCAGGCCCATACCCTTGGCCAGGGACACCCAGTCGATCTTCGGGTTTCCGAGGTCCAGCAGTTTCGACGCCGAGGGGCCGGGATTGCCGGCGCCGGTGCGGCCCATCTCGATATTGAGGATGCGGTAGCTTTGGTTGGCGAACACCACCACGGTCACATCCAGGTTCTCGCGCGCCATCGTCCAGAGGCTCTGGACCGTGTACATGCCCGCCCCGTCGCCGTTGAGCGACACGATCTTGCTGTCGGGGGCGGCCACGCCGGCGCCGATGGCCAGCGGCATGCCGATCCCAATGGCTCCGCCGGTGAGCGCCAGCACGTCGTGCGGCGGGGCCGTTCCGCAGGGCACGGCGACGCCGCCGCCGGAGGTCACCGAGTCGTCGCAGATGACCGCGCCTTCCGGCAGGTGGCGGGCGATGGAGAGGCCGGCCGATTGCGGGGTGAGCTGGCCCGTGGGCGAAGCCTCGGCCACCTTCAGCGGCTGGACCGGGCCCGAGGCCGGGGCGCCCAGCGCGTCGGCCAGGGCGGTGAGCGCTGCGACCGAGTCTTCCTGGCGGGTGGAGAGGGTCATGGTCTCGCAGCCTTCCGGGACCAGGACGCTGGGCCGGTCGGGATAGGCGAAGAAGGCGACGGGCGTGACCGTGCCGACATAGATCATCAGGTCGACGCCCGCGAGATCGGCCAGGGCCGCCTCGCCGAAATACTGCATTCGGCCGGGCTGGAAGATTCCCGCCCCGCGCGGCTGGCGGGCGATGAAGGTGTCGGTGAGTACGCGGTAGCCGGCCGCGGCCAGGCGGCTGGCCTGGGTCAGGGCCGCCGCGCTGGTGGACTGGCTGCCCAGCAGCAGCACGGGATTGGCGGCGGCCTTCAGGGCCTTTGCCGTGGTGTCGACGGCGTCAGCCGATGGGGCGGCGCGCACCGGGATGTGGGCCTTCACCGGCTTGGTGGTGGTTTCCAGCCAGGCGGAGTCGGCGGGCAGAATCAGGCTGACCGGGCCGCCGGGCGGGCCATAGCTGGCGGTGACCGCCTCGGCGGTGATCGCCGCCACGCTCTCGGGGGTGTCCGCCGACTTCACCCACAGCGAGTTGGGGCCGACGATGGTCGGGATGTCGGAGTTGAGCGGCGCGTCATATTGGCGGTGATAGGTGGCGTGGTCGCCGATCACGTTGACGATCGGCGTGAAACCGCGGCGCGCATTATGCAGGTTGGCCAGGCCGTTGCCGTAGCCGGGGCCAAGGTGCAGCAGGGTGCAGGCCGGCTTGCCCGCCATCCGGCCATAGCCGTCCGCCGCCCCGGTCGCCACACCCTCGAACAGGCACAGGACCGGGCGCATGGCCGGCTGGCGGTCCAGGGCGCTGACGAACTGCATCTCGCTGGTGCCGGGATTGGCGAAGCAGGCGGTGACCTCGTTGGCCACCAGGGTCTCGATCAGGGCGTCGGCGCCGTTCATGGATGGTCCTTGGCTAACACTTAGATGCGCCGGTCGAGGCCTTCCCAGAACGGCTCGCGCAGCTTCCGCTTGAAGATCTTCCCCGAGTCCTCGCGGGGAAGCTCGGCATGGAAATCGACGCGCTTGGGGACCTTGTAGCCCGCCATCCGCTCGCGCAGAAAGGCCCGAACCTCGCCCTCGGTGAGTTCCGCGCCGGGGGAGGGTTGGACCACCGCGCAGACCGCCTCTCCGAACTCCTCGTCGGGAATGCCGAACACGCCGCAGTCGGCCACGCCGGGCATCTTGTGCAGTTCGGCCTCGATCTCGGCGGGATAGATATTGGCCCCGCCGGAGATGATCATGTCCTTGGCCCGGTCGCACAGATAGAGGAAGCCGTCTGAGTCGAGGTAGCCGATGTCGCCCGGCGCGATGAGGCCGACCTTCTCCGACGCCGCCCGCTTGGCGTCGTCGCCGTGATAGGTGAAGTCGGCGATGCCCGCGGTTCGGGCGACCACCTCGCCCACCTCGCCGGTCGGCAGGCTGTTCCCTTCGGAATCGATGACCCTCACGTCGGCGCCCGGCATGGCGCGGCCGACCGTTCCCGGGTGGGCCAGCCACTCCTCCGAGCTGCAGAACACCACCGCGCCGGTTTCGGTCGCGCCGTAGTATTCGTTGATCACCGGCCCCCACCACTCGATCATCGCGCGCTTGATCGGCGCGGGACAAGGCGCGGCGGCGTGGACCACGAACCTCAGCGAGCTGAGGTCGTAGCGACTGCGCACCTCATCCGGCAGCTTCAGCAGCCGGCTGAACATGATCGGCACCATGTGGATGTGCGTCACCCGGTGCGTCTCGATGAGAGCCAGAAGTTCTTCGGGATCGAACCGCGCCTCCAGGATCACCCTGGCCCCGAGTCCCGCCATGATCATGCCGTAGGCGTTGGGCGCCGAATGATACATCGGTCCCGTCACCACGGTCACGATCTCGGCCGGACGATCCAGCCAGTCGGCGAACCCGAAGGCCCTTGCGAGCATGCCGGCGCTCACGGCGGCCTGTTCCGGGGTGGGGGGATTGCGCCGCACACCCTTGGGATTTCCGGTGGTGCCCGATGTGTAGATGATGGTGCCCGGCGCGGCGGCCGCCGGGCCGTCGTAGGGCGCGAAGCCCTCCAGCCAGACGCTCCAGTCGGTCATGCCCGGCGGCACGGGCGCGGCGTCGATGCCGTAGGCCTGGGCGATCTCCGGCGGGGTGGCCACGACCAGGACCGGCGTGTCCTTCGGCAAGACCTCGCGGACCCCCTCGAGCAGGTCGGCATGGATGATGATGGCCCGCGCGCCGGAGTTCTCGAACAGGTAGCGAGCCTCCGCCGGGGCGTAGTGCCAGTTCACCGGGGTCGGATAGGCGCCCAGCAGGCTGGCCGCGCCGCTGGCCTCGAAGAACGGCAGGTCGTTCCGCAGGTAGATGGCGATCAGGTCGCCGGGTCTGACGCCCAGTGACGCCAGGCCGCTGGCCGCCCGCGCCGCCCGGTCCTTCAAGGCCTCGCTCGAGAGCCTGCGCTCCCCGCTGACGATCTCGCCCATGACTTCCTTCCCACCTCCGGCTCTGCGTCCGGTCCGGCCAGCCTAGTCCGGCGTCAAGGGAAGGTCATCACCCCGTCTTGCGGCGACGCGGCGAACAGGGCCTCGACGGTCTCGGCTCGCCGCGAACGGGCCAGGGCCTGGGCGATATAGCCCTTGTCGGTGATCTCACCGGCGCCGGCGTCGGGCGGTCCGTCCAGCACCAGGGCCCGGCGGATGCGGCCCCCGGCGCCCGTCGCCCGGGCGTTGAGCCGCTCGATCCCGGCGCGGACGGCCTCGGCCACCGCCGCGCGCTTCAGATTGGGATTGGGATAGAACATCAGGCCGACGCCCTCGCGGCCCTCGCCGCAGACAACCGCGTCGGTGACCGCGTCGCCCACCGCGTCCACCGCCGAGATCCTCAGCTCGCCGACCCCGACGAAGGTGCCGCTGGCAAGCTTGAAGTTCTCCGACAGACGGCCGTCATAGATCATGCCGCGAGCCGGGTCCCCGGCGTCCACGAAGCGCGCGGCGTCCCCCAGCTTGTAGAAGCCATCCTCGTCGAAGCTCTGGGCCGACAGTTCGGGGCGCCCAAGATAGCCGGGGCTGACCTGCGGTCCCTTGACCCGAAACTCGAACTTGCCGGCCTCCGGGACCAGCTTCACCGAGGTCCCCGGCACGGGCAGTCCGATCATGCCCATGCGATCGTTCAGCCAATGGACGTTGCAGGCCGTAGGCCCTGTCTCGGTCGCGCCATAGCCTGACCCGAAACTGATCTTCTCGCCCACCGTGGCCACGGCCACCGCCTGGATGCGGTCGGAAACCTCCTGGCCCAGGGCCGCGCCGCCGTACTGCAGGTGCCGGACCCGGGCGAAGAAGACGCGGGCCAGCTCCGCGTCCCGCTCAAGCTCCCCGGCGAACAGCATCCAGCCGGCGGGGACCATGTTCTGATAGGTGGTCGAAATCTCTTTGAGGTTCCGCACCGTCTCGCCGAACCGCCCCGAGGTCGGCTGCCCTGCGTCGATATAGAGCGTGCCTCCGCGATGCAGGGACATGTGCAGGATCGCGTTGGCGCCCAGGCTGTGGCTCCAGGGCGCGCCATTGACCATCACCGGCGGCTCGTCATCGTCAAAACAGGCGGTGATCTGCGCCGCATTGGTCGCGATGCCGCGATGTAGGCAGACCACGGCCTTGGGCAGGCCGGTGGACCCCGAGGTCAACAGGTACTTGGCGTGGTCGTCGGGCCGGGCGCTGGCGGCGACCGGCGACGATTTCAGCAGCCGCTCGAAAGGGACGTCGCCGGGCCGGGCGTTGGCGCCGGCGATCACGGGCAGGCCGGCCAGGAACGGCGCCTCCAGGGCCTCGCCGAACAGGACGGCGTCCTCGGCATAGACCGCGGCAGGGTTCAGCACCTCGACCGCATGCGCCAGCCGCGCCAGGTTCGCGCCGGGCAGGCCGTACTGCGGCGAAACCGGCGCCACGGGCATGCCCTGGCTCATGGCGGCATACTTGATCAGGGCGTGGTCGATCCCGTTGCGGGCGAGGATCAGTAGCGGCCGGGTCCCGATGACGCCCAGCTCGCGCAGTCCGCCCGCCAAGGCGGCCACGGATTGCGCGGCCTCGGCGTAGCTGAGTTCGCGCCAGCCCTCGCCCGAGCGCTCGGCCAGCCAGGTGCGCGTCGGAGCCTTGGCGGCCCAAGCCTCCAGAGGCTGGGTCATGGTGGTGAAGGCTGTGGCGTAGGGAGTCGGGTTGGTGAGAATCAGCTCGCCGTTCGGCCGGGCGTCCACGGTGAGGGCGCGGACGGCGTAGCGGGCGTCACGGAACGGGGCGGTGGCGAGGTCGAGGGCGGCATCCATCGCCTAGGCTTAACCGCCCGTGGCGCGCCTCGCCAGCCTGCGAAGCAAGCGGCGTCCGCCGGTCGGGCCTAGCCCGCCAGAGTTTCGGCAAAGCGAACGGGTTCGCCCCGGCCCTCGGCGACCACCTCGTCGTCGCGCATGACCAGCTCTCCGCGGATGATGGTGGCCTTCGGCCAGCCCTTGGCCTCGAAGCCGTCGAAGGGGGTCCAGCCGGCGCGGGTGGCCATCATCTCGTGGGTGATCGTGCGGCGGGCCTTCAAGTCGACGATGGTGATGTCGGCATCGTAGCCCACCGCCAGCCGGCCCTTGTCGGCCATGCCGAACAGGCGGTTGGCCCCATGGCTGGTCAGGTCGACGAAGCGTTCAAGCGAAAGCCGGCCCTCCGCCACGTGGGTCAGCATCAGCGGCACCAGGGTCTGCACCCCGGGCATTCCGGACGGCGAGGCCGGATAGGGCCGCGCCTTCTCGTCCTTGGTGTGCGGGGCATGGTCGGAGCCCAGGACGTCGGCGACCCCGGCGGCGATCCCGTGCCACAGGCCCGCCTGGTGATAGGCGTTGCGGATCGGCGGGTTCATCTGGGCGTAGCCCTTCAGCCGCTCATAGGCTTCCGGCGCGGTGAGGGTCAGGTGCTGGGGCGTGACCTCGACGCTGGCCACGTCCTTGTGGCCGGCCAGGAAGGTCATCTCCTCTGCGGTGGTGACGTGCAGGACGTGGATGCGCTTGCCGAGCGCCTTGGCGATGCGCACCAGGCGGTGGGTCGATTCCAGCGCCGAGGCCGCGTCGCGCACCTCCTCGTGGCTTGTCCAGTCGCCGGTTCGGGCCAGCGGCCGCCGCTCGGCCAGGCGGTACTCATCCTCCGAATGGAAGGCCGCGCGGCGATGGACGTGGCGCAGCACCTGCTCCACCCCCTCGTCGTCCTGCACCAGCAAGGTGCCGGTCGAGGCGCCCATGAACACCTTGACCCCGCAGCAGCCCGGCAGCCGCTCAAGCTCCCCCAGGAACTGGGCGTTCTCGTGGGTCCCGCCCACATAGAAGGCGTGGTCGCAGTGCATGCGGCCCTTGGCGCGGGCGAGCTTGTCGGCGAGCGCGTCGGCGTCGGTGGTTGTGGGCTCGGTGTTGGGCATCTCGAAGACGGCCACCACGCCGCCCAGCACCGCCCCGCGCGAACCGCTCTCCAGGTCTTCCTTCCACTCCAGGCCGGGTTCGCGGAAGTGAACCTGGGTGTCGATGACGCCCGGCAGCACGTTCAGGCCCCTGGCGTCGAACACCTTGCCGGCCGAGGCATGGCTGAGATCGCCGATCTCGACGATCTTGCCGTCCCGCACGCCCACGTCGGCCAGACCGCGGCCTGAGTGATTCACCACCTCCCCGCCCTTGACGATGAGGTCGAAGGTCTGCGGCATGGGACGTCCTATTTCTGAGTTTGCGCCAACAGGTCCTTGGCGGCGGCGGTCACGTCGCTGACCGGCAGGTCCATCATGTGACAGAGCGCCTGCTGAAAGCCAGGGTCAACCGCGCGGATCTGCTCGAAACTCCGGGCCCCTCGGACCACCCGGGTATCGGGCCCCCAAGGCGCGTACATGCGCTCATCCGACGGGCCGAACAGGCCGACTGTGGGCGTGCCCGCCGCCGCCGCCAGGTGCATCAGGCCGGAGTCGTTGCCGATGAACAGACGCGCGCGCTTGAGGCAGGCATAGGCGGTGAGCAGGTCGACCTTGCCGGCCAGGTCCAGGGTGCGCTCGCGGGGCAGGACGTGGCGCAGGGCGGCGACCGCCTGGGCGTCGTCGGGCCCGCCGAGCAGCATCAATCGTCCGCCCGCCATGGGGCCGTGGCCGCCGACCAGCTGGTTGGCCACCTGGGCGAAGCGCTCGGCCGGCCAGGTCTTGCCCACCCAGTTGGCGGCCGGGGCGAGGGCCAGGATCGGCCCGCGGCCGGCGGTCAGCTCATTGGCATAGGCCTCGGTCGCCTCGGTGGTGAACAGGTAGGGGGCGACCGGATCGTCCTCGATCTTCAGGAGGCGCGAGGCCTCGACGACCTTGTGCACCACCGGCCCGGAGCTGCGCTTGAACACCGCCCGGCGATCGCGCTTCAGCAGCTGGGAGATGGCCGAGCCGCGCAGGTCGACGATAAGGCCCCATTTCTTTCGCCGCACCCGGTTCCACAGGTCCAGCCAGTGGCCGCCGCTCTTGGACTTCTCGAAGACGATGATCTCGTCCAGGTGCGGCGTGTCGAGGAACAGGGGCGCGGCGGCCGGTCCCGCCACGATGGTGAAGCGGGCGTTGGGCACCTCCTCCACCAGCTTGCGGATCAGCCCGGACGACAGCACGGCGTCGCCGATGCGCGTCGCCGTGATGAACAGAATCGGGAAGGACCCGTTGGACATCGGAACTGTATAAGGGGCCTGGCGCTGGCGCTCCACCCGGCGAGCCCTTAACTGCGACACCATGACGAAACCAACCTCCATCGCCCGCTTGAACAGCCGAGCCCTGATCGCGGTCTCGGGCGAGGATTGGCGGAGCTTCCTGCAGGGTCTGATCACCCAGGACGTCGAAAGCCTGGCGCCGCGCGAACTGCGCTTCGGCGCCCTGCTCACGCCCCAGGGTCGTCTGATGTACGACATGTTCCTGGTTGGGCGCGAGGATGGCGCGTGGCTGGATGTCGGGGCGGCGGGGCGCGAGGCCCTGATCCTTCGGCTCTCCATGTACCGCCTGCGCGCCAAGGTGAAGATCGAGGCCGACGCGACGCCGGTGTTCGCGGCCTTCGGCGCCGACCCCGGCGCGGGCTGGCTGACGGATCCGCGACTGCCGGGCCTGGGCTGGCGCGGCTATGGGATCGCGGCCGCGGCGAATGCCGACGAAGCCGCCTACGACCTCCATCGCCTAGCCCTGGGCGTGCCCGGCCCGGCCGACTGGGCGGGCGAGGCGACCTATCCCATCGAGGCGAATTTCGACCTGCTGAACGGCATCGACTTCAAGAAGGGCTGTTTCGTCGGCCAGGAGACCACCTCGCGCATGAAGCGCCGGGGCCAGATCAAGAGCCGCATGCTGCCCCTGGCCTTCGAGGGCGAGCCGCCCGTTTCGGGCGCCGAGGTGCTGAACGGCGAGCTGCGCGCCGGGGAGGTGCTGTCGGGCGCCGACGGCCGCGCCATGGCCTTGGTCCGGCTGGACCGCATCGACGGCGAGTTGATCGCGGACGGGCGGAAGGTGCGGGCGGAAACGCCGGGGTGGTTCGGGGCCTAGCTCCGGAAGAACCCTCGCAACGCCGCCAGGGTCTCGGCCGGTCGTTCCTCCGGGATGAAGTGGCCGCTGTCGATGGCTTGGCCCTGAACGTCGTGTGCCCACTCCCGCCAGATCGCCAGCACGTCGTACCAGGCCGCCAGAGCTCCTCGCGCGCCCCACAGCACCTGGAGCGGAGCGGCGATCTTGGTCTTCCCACGATCTGCCTCGTCGGCGGCGATGTCGTAGGAGGCGCCCGCGCGATAATCCTCGCACATGGCGTGGATCACGCCCGGATCGGCCGCGGCCTTGCGGTAATCGGCATAGGCGTCGTCGGCGAAGGGCGCCTTGCCCCCGCGCAGCATGCCGCCGAACAGGAAGGTGTCCGGGTCGGCGGCGATGAGATTTTCGGGGAACGGCGCCGGCTGGGCCAGGAAGCTCCAGTGCCAGTAGCCCAGGGCGAAGCGCTTGTCGGCGCGCTTCCAGACCTCGGCGGTGGGAATGATGTCGAGGATCGAAAGCCTCCGCACCGCCTGGGGGTAGTCCAGCGCCAAGCGGTAGCCGACGCGGCCGCCGCGGTCATGGCCGGCCAGGTCGAAGCGGGCGAAGCCGAAATGCTCCATCAGGGCCACGGCGTCGCGGGCCATGGCGCGCTTGGAATAGCTCTCGTGGCCTTCATTGGCCGCGGGCTTGGAGCTCTCGCCATAGCCGCGCAGGTCGGGCGCCACCACCGTGAAATCCTTGGCCAGGTCGTCGGCGATCTTGCCCCACATCATGTGGGTCTCGGGATAGCCGTGCAGCAGCAGGAGCGGCGGGCCCGAGCCGCCATGGCGCACGCGCAGGGTCGCCTCGCCCACGTCCACCCGCGACAGTTGGAAGCTCTCGAACGCCATGCCCGCAGGCTCCGCTTGATAGGTCGGCCCGCCGCCGCCAAAACTGGCGGCCATGACTTCCGACCCGATTCGATGCGGCTGGCGCGGCATGGCCGGCGACCCGCTCTATGAGGCCTATCACGACACGGAATGGGGCGTGCCGGAATACGACTCCCGCGCGCTTTGGGAAAAGCTGGTGCTGGACGGGTTCCAGGCCGGGCTCGCCTGGATCACCATCCTGCGCAAGCGCGACGCCTTTCGCGCCGCCTTCGCCGACTTCGATCCTGAGAAGGTGGCCCGCTTCGGCGAGGCCGACCGCGCCCGGCTGATGGCCGACGCCGGCATCGTCCGCTCCAACGGCAAGATCGACGCGGCGATCGGCGGCGCGCGGATCTATCTCGACATGCGCGACAAGGGCGAGGACTTCTCCCAGTTCCTTTGGAGCTTCACCAACGGCCGGGTGATCCAGAACAGGTGGGAACGCATCGACCAGGTTCCCGCCCAGACCCGGGTGGCCGAGGAGATGTCCAAGGCGCTGAAGGCCAAGGGCTACAAGTTCGTCGGCCCGGTGATCGTCTACGCCTTCATGCAGGCCACCGGCTTCGTCAACGACCACCTGACCTGCTGCCACCGGCACGCCCAGGTCCGCCGCATGAGCCCAGCCTGATGCCGGACATGCTGCTGGAAATGGCCTGTCCGGGCCCAGTCTGCGGCGTCGATGAGGCGGGCCGCGGGCCCTGGGCCGGGCCGGTCTCGGCCGGCGCGGTGATCCTCGATCCGGCGCGAGTGCCCGCCGGCCTGGACGATTCCAAGAAGCTCACCGCCAAGGCCCGCGAGGCCCTGGAGATCGAGATCAAGCAGCACGCCATCGCCTGGGGCGTCGGCTTCGCCTCGGTGGAGGAGATTGCGCAGCTCAATATCCTGCACGCCTCCGGCCTGGCCATGTGCCGCGCCATCGAGGCGCTCAGCGTGACCCCGGTCTACGCCCTGGTGGACGGCAACTACCACTTCAAGCTGCCCTGCGAGGTGAAGACCGTGGTCAAGGGCGACGCCATCAGCTGCTCCATCGCCGCGGCTTCGATTCTCGCCAAGGTCGCCCGCGACCGGCTGATGGTGGAGATGGACAATCTATATCCAGGATATGGTTTTGCCGGCCACAAAGGGTATCACGCCCATGTCCATGTGGAGGCCCTGCGCACCCTGGGACCCTGCGAAATCCACCGGCGGGGTTGGGAACCGGTGCGGCTGGCGCTGATCGGGCGCGGCGAACTGGCTGTCGATTGACCGTAAAGTTCGATTTACGGTTCGTTCACCACGTTTTTCAACGTGCCCTTCACCACGATGACTCACGATTCCGACTCCGGACATCGAGGTCAGTGACATGGGCGTATCCCCCGACAGCATCATCCACGGCGACTGCATCGCGGAGCTGAAGAAGCTGCCCGAGAAGTCGGTCGACCTGGTGTTCGCCGACCCGCCCTACAACCTCCAGCTCGGCGGCGACCTGCTGCGCCCGGACAACTCCAAGGTCGACGCGGTCGACGACCACTGGGACCAGTTCGCCAGCTTCGAGGCCTACGACACCTTCACCAAGGCCTGGCTGACCGAGTGCCGCCGGGTGCTGAAGGACGACGGCGCGCTGTGGGTGATCGGCAGCTACCACAACATCTTCCGGGTCGGCGCGACCCTGCAGGACCTGGGCTTCTGGCTGCTGAACGACATCGTCTGGCGCAAGGCCAACCCGATGCCGAACTTCAAGGGCACCCGCTTCACCAATGCGCACGAGACCCTGATCTGGGCCGCCAAGGGCCGCGGCTCGCGCCGCTATACCTTCAATTACGACGCCATGAAGATGGCCAATGACGACATCCAGATGCGCTCGGACTGGACCTTCCCGCTGTGCACCGGCGAGGAGCGGCTGAAGGACGAGCACGGGGTCAAGGCCCACCCGACCCAGAAGCCCGAGGCCCTGCTGCATCGGGTGATCCTCGCCTCCACCAAGCCGGGCGACATCATTCTCGACCCGTTCTTCGGCACCGGCACCACCGGCGCCGCGGCCCGGCGCCTGGGTCGCAAGTTCATCGGCCTGGAGCAGGACGAGAAGTACGTGAAGCTCGCCCGCGAACGGATCGCGCGCGTCATTCCCATGGCCCCCGGCGACCTGGAGGTCACCGGCTCCAAGAAGTCTGAGCCCCGCGTGCCCTTCGGCCAGGTGCTGGAGGCGGGGCTGCTCAGCCCCGGCGACACCCTCTACTGCCCCAAGGGCGAACGCGTCGCCCGCGTGCGCGCCGACGGCAGCCTGGTGATCGGCGACCTATCCGGCTCGATCCACAAGGTCGGCGCCATGGTGCAGTCG
This genomic stretch from Phenylobacterium sp. LH3H17 harbors:
- a CDS encoding site-specific DNA-methyltransferase; this translates as MGVSPDSIIHGDCIAELKKLPEKSVDLVFADPPYNLQLGGDLLRPDNSKVDAVDDHWDQFASFEAYDTFTKAWLTECRRVLKDDGALWVIGSYHNIFRVGATLQDLGFWLLNDIVWRKANPMPNFKGTRFTNAHETLIWAAKGRGSRRYTFNYDAMKMANDDIQMRSDWTFPLCTGEERLKDEHGVKAHPTQKPEALLHRVILASTKPGDIILDPFFGTGTTGAAARRLGRKFIGLEQDEKYVKLARERIARVIPMAPGDLEVTGSKKSEPRVPFGQVLEAGLLSPGDTLYCPKGERVARVRADGSLVIGDLSGSIHKVGAMVQSAPACNGWTYWHFKSDKGLAPIDVLRSKIRSAMPAA
- a CDS encoding folate-binding protein YgfZ, producing MTKPTSIARLNSRALIAVSGEDWRSFLQGLITQDVESLAPRELRFGALLTPQGRLMYDMFLVGREDGAWLDVGAAGREALILRLSMYRLRAKVKIEADATPVFAAFGADPGAGWLTDPRLPGLGWRGYGIAAAANADEAAYDLHRLALGVPGPADWAGEATYPIEANFDLLNGIDFKKGCFVGQETTSRMKRRGQIKSRMLPLAFEGEPPVSGAEVLNGELRAGEVLSGADGRAMALVRLDRIDGELIADGRKVRAETPGWFGA
- a CDS encoding ribonuclease HII, giving the protein MPDMLLEMACPGPVCGVDEAGRGPWAGPVSAGAVILDPARVPAGLDDSKKLTAKAREALEIEIKQHAIAWGVGFASVEEIAQLNILHASGLAMCRAIEALSVTPVYALVDGNYHFKLPCEVKTVVKGDAISCSIAAASILAKVARDRLMVEMDNLYPGYGFAGHKGYHAHVHVEALRTLGPCEIHRRGWEPVRLALIGRGELAVD
- a CDS encoding glycosyltransferase family 9 protein; this encodes MSNGSFPILFITATRIGDAVLSSGLIRKLVEEVPNARFTIVAGPAAAPLFLDTPHLDEIIVFEKSKSGGHWLDLWNRVRRKKWGLIVDLRGSAISQLLKRDRRAVFKRSSGPVVHKVVEASRLLKIEDDPVAPYLFTTEATEAYANELTAGRGPILALAPAANWVGKTWPAERFAQVANQLVGGHGPMAGGRLMLLGGPDDAQAVAALRHVLPRERTLDLAGKVDLLTAYACLKRARLFIGNDSGLMHLAAAAGTPTVGLFGPSDERMYAPWGPDTRVVRGARSFEQIRAVDPGFQQALCHMMDLPVSDVTAAAKDLLAQTQK
- a CDS encoding alpha/beta fold hydrolase, giving the protein MAASFGGGGPTYQAEPAGMAFESFQLSRVDVGEATLRVRHGGSGPPLLLLHGYPETHMMWGKIADDLAKDFTVVAPDLRGYGESSKPAANEGHESYSKRAMARDAVALMEHFGFARFDLAGHDRGGRVGYRLALDYPQAVRRLSILDIIPTAEVWKRADKRFALGYWHWSFLAQPAPFPENLIAADPDTFLFGGMLRGGKAPFADDAYADYRKAAADPGVIHAMCEDYRAGASYDIAADEADRGKTKIAAPLQVLWGARGALAAWYDVLAIWREWAHDVQGQAIDSGHFIPEERPAETLAALRGFFRS
- a CDS encoding DNA-3-methyladenine glycosylase I gives rise to the protein MTSDPIRCGWRGMAGDPLYEAYHDTEWGVPEYDSRALWEKLVLDGFQAGLAWITILRKRDAFRAAFADFDPEKVARFGEADRARLMADAGIVRSNGKIDAAIGGARIYLDMRDKGEDFSQFLWSFTNGRVIQNRWERIDQVPAQTRVAEEMSKALKAKGYKFVGPVIVYAFMQATGFVNDHLTCCHRHAQVRRMSPA